From Nitrospiraceae bacterium, a single genomic window includes:
- a CDS encoding methylmalonyl-CoA mutase family protein, with product MKIAHESPVVHQKGSTEEGPVAHHGQDRKTSGTSLSGMPIADRYTQDDLKDWDPARDLGHPGDFPYTRGIHPTMYRGRLWTMRQFAGFGTAQDTNARFKYLLDQGQTGLSVAFDMPTLMGLDSDNPQALGEVGYCGVAVSSLEDMATLFDGIPLDRVSVSMTINGPAAVIFAMYLTLAERQGIPLNRLNGTLQNDILKEYIAQKEWLFPPAPHMRLITDTIGYCSEHVPKWHPISISGYHIREAGSTAVQELAFTLYDGLTYVEAAVRAGLPIDAFAPQLSFFFNSHNDFFEEIAKFRAARRIWAQEMKNRYNPNNPRSLQLRCHAQTAGCSLMAQQPMNNVVRTTLQALAAVLGGTQSLHTNSMDETLSLPTQEAVTLALRTQQIIAHESGVTNTVDPLAGSYFIEHLTNRMEEGAREYFRKLDAMGGMLAAIERGFPQREILEASQHYQEEIDRKERIIVGVNEYVESEQYTIPTLRIGKEVEEYQRERLRSFRAKRDSKKVSEALHEIQWFAQSGENLLPHLMHAVQARATLGEMCGALKEVFGTYREPVVL from the coding sequence ATGAAGATTGCTCACGAATCACCGGTGGTCCATCAGAAAGGTTCGACTGAAGAAGGTCCTGTCGCTCACCATGGTCAGGATCGAAAGACCTCCGGTACGTCCTTGTCCGGAATGCCGATTGCCGATCGGTATACGCAGGATGACCTCAAAGATTGGGACCCTGCACGTGACCTCGGGCATCCTGGAGACTTCCCCTACACGCGTGGGATTCATCCGACAATGTACCGCGGTCGGCTATGGACGATGCGGCAATTTGCGGGATTCGGGACGGCTCAGGACACGAATGCCCGCTTCAAATACCTCCTGGATCAGGGGCAAACCGGTCTGAGCGTCGCATTTGATATGCCGACCCTCATGGGGCTTGATTCCGACAATCCGCAGGCTCTTGGGGAGGTGGGCTATTGTGGAGTTGCGGTCTCGTCACTGGAAGATATGGCCACACTCTTCGACGGCATCCCTCTGGATCGGGTATCGGTCTCCATGACGATCAATGGCCCGGCCGCCGTGATATTCGCCATGTATCTCACCCTGGCTGAACGGCAAGGCATCCCGCTGAACCGGCTCAATGGCACCCTTCAAAACGATATTCTCAAAGAATATATCGCACAAAAAGAATGGTTGTTTCCGCCTGCTCCCCATATGCGGTTAATTACGGACACCATCGGCTACTGCAGTGAACACGTGCCGAAATGGCACCCTATCAGCATCAGCGGGTATCACATTCGTGAAGCAGGATCCACCGCCGTACAGGAACTGGCCTTTACCCTGTATGACGGGCTGACCTATGTCGAGGCCGCCGTCCGGGCAGGATTGCCGATCGATGCCTTTGCCCCGCAACTGTCCTTTTTCTTTAATTCGCATAACGACTTTTTTGAGGAAATTGCCAAGTTTCGAGCTGCACGACGCATATGGGCGCAGGAAATGAAAAACCGGTACAATCCCAACAATCCCCGCTCGCTCCAACTTCGCTGCCATGCCCAGACAGCAGGGTGTTCCCTCATGGCCCAGCAACCCATGAACAATGTGGTGCGCACAACCCTCCAGGCGCTGGCAGCCGTGCTCGGTGGCACTCAATCGCTCCATACCAATTCCATGGATGAGACACTGTCACTCCCCACTCAAGAAGCCGTCACGCTGGCGTTACGCACCCAACAGATCATTGCCCATGAAAGCGGGGTCACCAACACGGTTGATCCTCTGGCGGGTTCCTATTTCATTGAACATCTCACCAACCGGATGGAGGAAGGTGCCCGCGAATACTTTCGCAAGCTGGATGCCATGGGAGGCATGTTGGCCGCTATCGAACGGGGGTTCCCACAACGAGAGATTCTGGAAGCGTCCCAGCATTACCAGGAGGAAATCGACCGGAAAGAACGCATCATCGTCGGTGTCAATGAGTACGTTGAATCGGAGCAGTACACCATTCCCACCCTGCGAATCGGCAAGGAAGTCGAAGAGTATCAGCGGGAACGCTTGCGCTCCTTCCGCGCCAAACGGGATTCCAAGAAAGTGTCTGAAGCGCTGCATGAAATTCAATGGTTCGCACAATCCGGCGAAAATCTTCTGCCCCATCTGATGCACGCCGTCCAGGCCAGGGCCACATTGGGAGAAATGTGTGGAGCCCTAAAGGAAGTTTTTGGAACCTATCGTGAACCGGTTGTCTTATGA
- the meaB gene encoding methylmalonyl Co-A mutase-associated GTPase MeaB, whose translation MSGSNPLTLPEFPTIPSLLKEVRTGNMRAISRAITLLETNGPERTAVLEGLEPFSGHARVIGITGYPGAGKSTVIDQLITAYRSQGKKVGVLAVDISSSLTGGAILGDRIRMQHHSLDDRVYIRSMGTRGHRGGLAMATRDAIRVLDAAGFDVVLIETIGMGQEEGEIAQIAQTVVDVVAPGLGDDVQAMKAGILEVAHIVIVNKADHQGARETLQSLREWVPQVLLVTALTGEGIPSLVEAITRHQQSLEVSAPVSG comes from the coding sequence ATGTCTGGTTCGAACCCATTGACCCTACCTGAATTTCCCACGATTCCTTCCTTACTCAAGGAAGTCCGAACAGGAAACATGCGGGCAATTTCACGTGCCATTACATTACTGGAAACGAATGGGCCGGAAAGAACAGCGGTCCTGGAAGGGCTCGAGCCTTTCTCCGGCCATGCACGCGTCATCGGGATCACCGGGTATCCCGGCGCGGGAAAAAGTACCGTGATCGATCAATTGATTACGGCGTACCGGTCTCAAGGGAAAAAGGTCGGCGTGCTGGCCGTGGATATCAGCAGCTCATTAACCGGCGGCGCCATTCTGGGAGATCGCATTCGCATGCAGCATCATTCGTTGGATGATCGGGTGTACATCCGGAGCATGGGCACGAGAGGACACCGGGGTGGCCTGGCGATGGCGACACGGGACGCGATTCGCGTGCTCGACGCGGCCGGGTTTGATGTCGTGCTGATTGAAACCATCGGGATGGGACAAGAAGAGGGTGAAATTGCCCAGATAGCCCAAACGGTGGTGGACGTCGTCGCTCCCGGTCTTGGCGATGACGTGCAAGCCATGAAGGCCGGAATCCTGGAAGTGGCCCATATCGTCATCGTGAATAAAGCCGATCATCAGGGCGCCCGCGAAACCCTTCAGTCGTTGCGAGAATGGGTGCCACAGGTGTTGCTGGTGACCGCCCTAACCGGAGAAGGCATTCCATCGTTGGTGGAGGCCATTACCCGCCATCAACAGTCCCTTGAAGTTTCGGCCCCCGTTTCCGGTTGA
- a CDS encoding MBL fold metallo-hydrolase translates to MYPVTDGRFRLDGGAMFGVVPRVLWEKCCPADDHHRIPLSLTCLLIQAHGKNILVDTGLGSKHDQKFHRMFAVEQASSLSDSLHHFRLAPKDIDMVINTHLHFDHAGGNTRCDEKGQTIPTFPMARYLVQRGEFEDGIKANERTKASYRQENFIPILEHHQCEFVTGTTEWLPGVSMVVTPGHTKYHQSVKIESEGHTAFFLGDCIPTVSHLPLPYIMGYDLFPLQTLETKRWILDQAYEEGWLLIFEHDPRIVMGYIHKDPEGKYFLKPAEEARTA, encoded by the coding sequence ATTTATCCTGTGACAGACGGCCGGTTCAGGCTTGACGGCGGAGCGATGTTCGGGGTGGTCCCCCGGGTGCTCTGGGAGAAATGTTGTCCGGCCGACGATCACCACCGCATCCCGCTCAGCTTGACCTGTCTGCTGATCCAGGCACACGGGAAGAACATCCTCGTCGATACGGGACTTGGCTCAAAACATGACCAAAAATTTCATCGGATGTTTGCCGTGGAACAAGCCTCCTCACTTTCTGATTCCTTACACCACTTCCGCCTTGCCCCGAAGGATATCGATATGGTGATCAACACCCATTTGCACTTCGATCACGCCGGAGGCAACACGCGGTGTGATGAAAAAGGACAGACGATCCCGACGTTTCCAATGGCCCGCTATCTGGTGCAACGCGGAGAATTTGAAGATGGCATCAAGGCGAATGAACGGACCAAGGCCAGTTACCGTCAGGAAAATTTCATTCCTATTCTGGAACATCACCAGTGTGAATTTGTCACAGGCACGACCGAGTGGCTGCCCGGTGTCTCGATGGTGGTCACCCCCGGCCATACCAAATACCACCAAAGCGTCAAGATTGAATCCGAAGGCCACACGGCCTTCTTTTTAGGCGATTGTATCCCCACGGTCTCTCACCTGCCCCTCCCCTATATCATGGGCTACGACCTCTTTCCGCTACAGACGCTCGAAACCAAACGATGGATTCTGGACCAAGCCTACGAAGAAGGATGGCTCCTGATTTTCGAACATGACCCCCGGATTGTGATGGGGTATATCCACAAAGACCCAGAAGGCAAATATTTCCTGAAACCTGCAGAGGAAGCGAGAACAGCATGA
- a CDS encoding thiolase family protein yields the protein MTETKHAVIVSAVRTPMGSFQGVFSPVPATKLGSLAIAESLRRVHLSGALVDEVYMGCVLAAGLGQAPARQAALGAGLPDSVGATTINKVCGSSLMAIIMATQAIKLGEARILVAGGMESMTGAPYLLTRARQGYRLGHGELVDSLIKDGLWDVYNDFHMGQGGELCASKYQLSRQALDDFTIESYRRARMAIATGAFKPEIVSVEVPQKKGDPLLVTDDEEPNRVNLEKLAGLKPVFKEDGVLTVGNSPSCNDGAAALVLMEEREAERQRIKPLARIIGYVGAALAPEWFTIAPVHAIQKVLKQTGLTIEQIDLFEINEAFSSVSLAINRELNLDPAKVNVNGGAVALGHPIGATGARMMTTLLYALEARGGRLGLASLCIGGGEALAVVIERMT from the coding sequence ATGACTGAGACCAAACACGCGGTCATTGTGAGTGCCGTCCGCACTCCCATGGGAAGCTTTCAGGGCGTCTTCAGCCCGGTTCCCGCTACGAAACTCGGAAGCCTGGCCATTGCCGAAAGCTTACGTCGCGTTCACCTGTCAGGAGCGTTGGTGGACGAGGTCTATATGGGGTGCGTGCTGGCTGCCGGCCTTGGACAGGCACCCGCGAGGCAAGCCGCCCTTGGAGCCGGTCTGCCCGACTCGGTTGGCGCCACCACCATCAACAAGGTCTGCGGATCCAGTCTCATGGCCATCATCATGGCGACTCAAGCCATCAAATTAGGGGAAGCCCGCATTCTGGTTGCCGGAGGCATGGAAAGCATGACCGGTGCCCCCTACCTCCTGACCAGGGCCCGACAAGGCTATCGACTGGGCCATGGGGAACTGGTGGATAGCCTGATTAAGGATGGACTTTGGGACGTCTATAACGATTTTCACATGGGTCAGGGTGGGGAACTCTGTGCGTCAAAGTATCAACTGAGCCGGCAGGCTCTTGATGACTTTACGATTGAAAGCTATCGCCGGGCCCGCATGGCCATTGCGACCGGCGCATTCAAACCGGAAATCGTTTCCGTCGAAGTGCCTCAAAAAAAAGGTGACCCCCTTCTCGTCACAGACGATGAGGAACCGAATCGCGTGAATCTTGAAAAACTTGCCGGTTTGAAGCCGGTGTTCAAAGAAGACGGCGTGTTGACAGTCGGCAATTCTCCATCCTGCAATGATGGTGCGGCAGCCCTTGTTCTGATGGAAGAGAGAGAGGCCGAACGCCAGCGCATCAAACCGTTGGCAAGAATCATCGGCTATGTCGGCGCCGCATTAGCACCCGAGTGGTTTACCATCGCCCCGGTTCACGCCATCCAAAAAGTTCTGAAGCAGACAGGTCTGACCATCGAGCAGATTGATCTCTTTGAAATCAATGAAGCCTTTAGCTCGGTGTCTCTTGCCATTAACCGGGAACTCAACCTGGACCCGGCGAAAGTCAATGTAAACGGAGGCGCGGTGGCGCTTGGCCATCCAATCGGAGCCACCGGCGCACGAATGATGACCACCCTGCTGTATGCCCTGGAAGCCAGAGGTGGCCGCTTGGGACTTGCCAGTCTCTGTATTGGTGGAGGCGAAGCCCTGGCTGTCGTGATCGAACGCATGACCTAG
- a CDS encoding thiolase domain-containing protein (Catalyzes the synthesis of acetoacetyl coenzyme A from two molecules of acetyl coenzyme A. It can also act as a thiolase, catalyzing the reverse reaction and generating two-carbon units from the four-carbon product of fatty acid oxidation) — translation MRPVYMISGGITKFAKAHPDKDFRLMVKEAYDAALQDVPDLSKDMIDGGVGSYFSDHFTRQLQAASMAHDYLGLCPKPSKRVEGGGATGGLCFQSAWEAIASGRMHCCVAYGFETMSRVNTWKGNEFIALASDTNFDFPVGGFYSGYYAMMVNRHMHEFGTTVEQMAMVSVKNHLNALYNPYAQKAKRLTVKQVRESPMVASPLTMEDICTMSDGAAVCILADETIAEQVCDRPVHITGIGSGSGSMRLADRPHGKVPLLPHEQESDYARLKYPGVHSFRGGRMAAKLAYEMAGIRNPLEELSFVELHDAYTSSEIQTYEDLGLCKYGEGGRFIEKGIPFMPGIEYGLSLSEQGGLPVNPSGGLLACGHPIGATGLMQAVFAFWQLQGTIEKHLGSPALQLRDPRRGLIHSHAGTGTYITVSILERI, via the coding sequence ATGAGACCGGTCTATATGATCAGCGGCGGGATCACCAAATTCGCCAAAGCCCATCCGGATAAAGATTTTCGTCTGATGGTCAAAGAAGCCTATGACGCCGCCCTCCAGGACGTGCCCGACTTATCGAAAGACATGATTGATGGTGGGGTCGGCTCCTATTTTTCAGACCATTTCACCCGACAGCTCCAAGCCGCCAGCATGGCGCATGATTATCTGGGACTGTGCCCCAAACCGTCAAAACGGGTCGAAGGGGGCGGAGCGACGGGAGGCCTGTGCTTTCAATCGGCCTGGGAAGCGATCGCCTCTGGGCGAATGCATTGCTGTGTGGCGTATGGATTTGAAACCATGTCACGGGTCAACACATGGAAGGGCAACGAATTTATTGCGTTGGCTTCCGATACGAATTTCGACTTTCCGGTCGGCGGGTTTTACAGCGGGTACTATGCCATGATGGTTAATCGCCATATGCATGAATTCGGCACCACGGTTGAACAGATGGCCATGGTCTCCGTCAAAAATCATCTGAATGCCTTGTACAATCCCTATGCACAGAAGGCGAAACGTCTCACCGTCAAACAGGTTCGGGAATCGCCCATGGTGGCCAGCCCATTGACCATGGAAGATATCTGCACCATGTCCGATGGAGCAGCCGTCTGCATTCTGGCTGACGAAACCATTGCGGAACAGGTCTGTGACCGGCCCGTCCACATCACCGGCATAGGATCAGGATCAGGATCCATGCGCCTGGCTGACCGGCCGCATGGAAAAGTTCCACTGCTTCCACACGAGCAGGAATCCGATTATGCCCGGCTCAAATACCCCGGGGTGCATTCCTTTCGCGGGGGGCGTATGGCAGCCAAGCTGGCCTACGAAATGGCGGGCATTCGGAATCCATTGGAAGAATTAAGCTTTGTCGAACTTCACGACGCGTATACCTCCTCTGAAATTCAAACCTATGAAGACCTGGGGTTGTGTAAATATGGGGAAGGCGGCAGGTTTATTGAAAAGGGTATCCCGTTCATGCCGGGGATTGAGTATGGCTTATCGTTATCGGAGCAAGGGGGACTTCCCGTGAATCCATCCGGGGGACTGCTGGCCTGCGGCCATCCGATCGGAGCCACAGGTTTGATGCAAGCTGTCTTTGCGTTTTGGCAATTACAAGGCACGATCGAGAAACATTTAGGCAGTCCGGCATTACAACTTCGCGATCCTCGACGTGGACTCATCCATAGTCATGCGGGCACCGGGACTTATATCACCGTGTCGATCCTGGAGAGGATATAG
- a CDS encoding cobalamin B12-binding domain-containing protein, giving the protein MTTATTPIRVLIGKVGLDGHDRGVKLVARALRDSGVEVIYTGLHQTPEQVVNIAIQEDVDAIGLSIHSGAHTSLFPRVLELLKTHHAEDIVVFGGGIIPSDDVGPLMETGVRALFPPGTSMSRIVEFVKGLPR; this is encoded by the coding sequence ATGACCACAGCGACGACGCCCATTCGAGTCCTCATCGGAAAGGTTGGTTTGGACGGCCACGACCGCGGGGTGAAACTGGTAGCCCGGGCCCTGCGAGACTCCGGCGTGGAAGTCATTTATACCGGGTTACATCAAACCCCCGAGCAGGTCGTCAATATCGCCATTCAAGAAGACGTGGACGCGATAGGCCTGAGCATTCATTCCGGTGCCCATACCTCTCTGTTTCCACGGGTACTGGAATTGCTGAAAACGCATCATGCCGAGGATATCGTCGTCTTCGGTGGAGGCATTATCCCCTCTGATGATGTCGGCCCTCTGATGGAAACCGGTGTGCGGGCCTTGTTCCCTCCCGGCACCTCGATGTCACGCATTGTGGAATTCGTGAAAGGACTGCCCCGATGA
- a CDS encoding Zn-ribbon domain-containing OB-fold protein has product MKHTEITGETLEKRQETNLPEGAPLFIQDHYEIDYRHSYAQDSPFFVGLSQGRLLGSRCTGCRYRYATPRAHCMECGAPTMWEELPPTGRVHTFTVCYYGGESFLKETPFLLVLVEFDQVNTLFLSRLKGIPLDEVHIGLPIRPQFSDTPTFKVTDVWFEPIDPT; this is encoded by the coding sequence ATGAAACACACCGAAATAACGGGGGAAACCTTGGAGAAACGCCAGGAGACGAATCTGCCGGAAGGCGCCCCGTTGTTCATCCAGGACCATTACGAAATCGACTACCGGCATAGTTATGCCCAGGATTCCCCCTTCTTTGTGGGGTTGAGTCAAGGCCGCTTGCTGGGATCGCGCTGTACGGGGTGCCGGTATAGGTATGCGACACCACGGGCCCATTGCATGGAATGCGGGGCGCCCACGATGTGGGAAGAACTTCCGCCAACCGGACGCGTGCATACCTTCACGGTCTGCTATTACGGCGGGGAGAGTTTTCTGAAAGAAACCCCCTTTCTGTTGGTGCTGGTGGAATTTGATCAGGTAAATACCCTCTTTCTCTCCCGGCTCAAAGGCATCCCATTGGATGAGGTTCACATTGGACTCCCGATTCGTCCACAATTCTCCGACACCCCCACATTCAAGGTGACCGATGTCTGGTTCGAACCCATTGACCCTACCTGA
- a CDS encoding 3-hydroxybutyryl-CoA dehydrogenase (converts (S)-3-hydroxybutanoyl-CoA to 3-acetoacetyl-CoA), with amino-acid sequence MPSQPIQTIGVVGAGQMGAGIAFVSALAGCEVFLYDIHTASLEAALERIHKGFAKQIQEGIIQASKGEAALKRIRTTQSLGDMTDRHLILEAAPENLEMKCELFRQLGAICKPDVILASNTSSISITKLGAMSGRDAQVAGMHFMNPVPVMKLVELIRGLRTSDETISLLAGLADRMGKVVVESKDFPGFIVNRLLMPMVNEAIFAFAEGIATADMIDKAMTHGTNHPVGPLALADRIGLDTVLNICEILFQEFGDQKFRPCPLLRKYVEAGWLGRKSGRGFYTYQP; translated from the coding sequence ATGCCATCACAGCCCATTCAAACCATTGGGGTCGTAGGAGCCGGCCAAATGGGTGCGGGCATCGCGTTCGTATCTGCGCTCGCAGGCTGTGAGGTCTTCCTTTACGATATCCACACCGCATCTCTGGAAGCCGCTCTTGAACGCATTCACAAGGGATTCGCCAAACAAATTCAGGAGGGCATCATCCAGGCTTCGAAGGGCGAGGCGGCCCTCAAACGAATCCGGACCACCCAATCCCTTGGAGACATGACTGATCGTCACCTGATCCTGGAAGCCGCCCCCGAAAATTTGGAAATGAAATGCGAGCTGTTCCGACAGCTTGGCGCAATCTGCAAACCGGATGTGATCCTGGCCAGCAATACCTCCTCGATATCCATCACAAAATTAGGGGCCATGTCGGGGCGGGACGCTCAGGTGGCCGGCATGCATTTTATGAATCCTGTCCCGGTCATGAAATTGGTCGAACTCATTCGAGGGTTGCGAACCAGCGATGAGACCATCTCGCTTCTCGCCGGCCTTGCCGACCGCATGGGAAAAGTTGTGGTGGAATCCAAAGATTTTCCGGGATTCATCGTCAATCGCCTGCTCATGCCGATGGTCAATGAAGCCATTTTTGCGTTCGCCGAAGGCATCGCGACCGCCGACATGATCGACAAGGCGATGACCCATGGCACCAACCACCCCGTAGGGCCACTGGCCTTAGCCGATCGGATCGGTCTGGATACCGTGCTCAACATTTGCGAAATTTTATTTCAAGAATTCGGCGATCAAAAGTTCCGCCCGTGTCCGCTTCTCCGAAAATATGTTGAGGCGGGTTGGTTGGGTCGAAAGTCAGGAAGAGGATTTTACACCTATCAACCTTGA